Proteins found in one Seonamhaeicola sp. S2-3 genomic segment:
- a CDS encoding outer membrane beta-barrel family protein: MKNAFFMCFLLLSFIAKAHTNPKKNIDKKGSIFGTVLDATLKQPLPYVNVIIKDTNNKTLTGGITADDGTFKIEKIDEGNITISIQYIGYKTYNKNITLKKGSYNVNLGAIYLEEEAESLDAVTVVAEVSTIEQKVDRKVITIGKDLTTAGATASDIMNNLPSVNVDQQTGNISLRGNENVRVMVDGKLSNVPIAQLLKQIPSTSIKSIELITNPSAKYNPEGMSGIINIKLHKNTQIGFNGNLNVGLTKEIFAKFNSSIDMNYRNGKFNLYGNYGNNIGKYDNFGYINRLDDNSRQDFKFGNNNQSHLYKFGVDFYLNEKNTFSFFTNQNSFNGDGFGNTTITYPSTTQWQLFNNLSENHSGQYNFAYKHEFNDEDETLDIEIDYNDFTNDEDANFSYINFTFPTNYMDFVNTNRDQTTINVDYVKPLNKESKLELGAEVRLFGTDVDYNSTGQTYSEQGNLIPTPSTDFEYNRDIYSAYATYSKNFEKWNYQIGARLESVTEEANALKTFNDGTTEITPFENNYFQVYPSIFISYNASEKNTYQLSASRRVDRPGLQQVNPIREWSTPRVSSFGNTELQPQFTNSVEANYTRKLNKGSITGGVFFRIIEDNINRYVRIDRTDVTSGNVILSYDNFDNTTAYGIELSSNYRPTKWWSVNGSFDLFSQEQSGITEYIDNPDIQNATIADIKTNETVVDNIVWNLRIFNNFRASKKLSFSLFSMYRGKQKGIQFTRKPMFMLNTGMRYSFLENQRATFSFNYSDIFNTMNFEFDGTSPFPNQGQFNWESNTWNVALSYRFGGGKYRALKRKQRDDNTKQESGGFL; the protein is encoded by the coding sequence ATGAAAAACGCATTTTTCATGTGCTTTCTATTGCTTTCTTTTATAGCAAAAGCACATACCAATCCCAAAAAAAACATTGATAAAAAAGGGTCTATCTTCGGAACCGTATTAGACGCAACACTTAAACAACCCTTACCTTACGTAAATGTAATTATTAAAGACACCAATAACAAGACCCTTACCGGTGGAATTACCGCCGACGATGGTACTTTTAAAATTGAAAAAATTGATGAAGGCAATATTACAATAAGCATTCAATACATAGGTTACAAAACATACAACAAAAATATAACTCTTAAAAAAGGGAGTTACAATGTAAATCTTGGAGCTATTTATTTAGAAGAAGAAGCCGAAAGCTTAGACGCCGTAACTGTAGTTGCAGAAGTTTCTACTATAGAACAAAAAGTAGACAGAAAAGTTATTACAATAGGTAAAGATCTAACCACTGCAGGCGCTACAGCAAGTGATATTATGAACAATTTACCATCTGTAAACGTAGACCAACAAACAGGAAACATTAGCCTTAGAGGAAACGAAAATGTAAGAGTAATGGTAGATGGCAAACTTAGTAATGTTCCCATAGCACAGTTATTAAAGCAAATACCTTCAACCTCTATAAAATCTATTGAACTTATCACCAATCCATCTGCAAAATATAATCCTGAAGGCATGAGTGGTATCATCAATATAAAATTGCATAAAAACACGCAAATAGGATTTAACGGAAACCTAAACGTTGGATTAACCAAAGAAATATTTGCAAAATTTAACAGCTCAATAGACATGAATTACCGCAACGGAAAATTTAATCTTTATGGTAATTACGGTAACAATATTGGTAAATATGACAACTTTGGATATATTAACAGATTAGATGATAATTCGCGTCAAGATTTTAAATTTGGTAACAATAACCAATCGCATTTATACAAATTTGGAGTAGACTTTTACCTAAACGAAAAGAATACATTCTCTTTCTTTACCAATCAAAACTCATTTAACGGAGATGGTTTTGGCAATACTACCATAACATATCCAAGCACAACACAATGGCAATTGTTTAACAACCTTTCAGAAAATCATTCTGGACAATATAACTTTGCTTATAAACATGAGTTTAATGATGAAGATGAAACCTTAGATATTGAAATAGATTACAATGATTTTACAAATGATGAAGATGCCAATTTTAGCTATATAAATTTTACATTTCCAACAAACTACATGGATTTTGTTAACACCAACAGAGATCAAACAACCATAAACGTAGACTATGTAAAACCTTTAAATAAGGAATCTAAACTAGAACTAGGTGCTGAAGTGCGCTTATTTGGCACCGATGTAGATTACAATTCTACCGGACAAACTTATTCTGAACAAGGCAATCTTATTCCAACACCAAGTACCGATTTTGAATATAACAGAGATATCTATTCTGCCTACGCTACTTACAGTAAGAATTTTGAAAAGTGGAATTATCAAATTGGAGCTCGTTTAGAATCTGTAACCGAAGAAGCCAATGCTTTAAAAACTTTTAATGATGGTACTACAGAAATAACTCCTTTTGAAAACAATTATTTTCAGGTATATCCTTCAATATTTATAAGTTACAACGCTTCAGAAAAAAACACCTATCAATTAAGTGCCAGTCGTCGTGTTGATAGACCAGGATTACAACAAGTTAACCCCATACGAGAGTGGAGTACCCCAAGAGTTTCATCTTTTGGAAACACAGAATTGCAACCACAATTCACCAATTCTGTAGAAGCAAATTATACGCGTAAATTAAACAAAGGTAGTATTACCGGAGGTGTGTTTTTTAGAATCATTGAAGATAACATTAACCGTTATGTACGTATAGACAGAACAGATGTAACCTCTGGAAATGTTATTTTATCATATGATAACTTTGATAACACAACCGCATACGGAATTGAACTTTCTAGTAATTACCGTCCAACAAAATGGTGGAGTGTAAACGGTAGTTTTGATTTATTTTCTCAAGAACAAAGTGGTATAACAGAATATATAGATAATCCTGATATTCAAAATGCTACCATAGCAGACATTAAAACCAACGAAACCGTTGTTGATAATATAGTATGGAATTTAAGGATTTTCAATAATTTTAGAGCTTCAAAAAAGCTTAGCTTCTCTTTGTTTTCAATGTATAGAGGAAAACAAAAAGGCATTCAATTTACTAGAAAACCCATGTTTATGCTAAATACAGGTATGCGTTATTCATTCTTAGAAAACCAACGAGCCACTTTTAGTTTTAACTATAGCGATATTTTTAATACTATGAATTTTGAATTTGATGGCACAAGTCCTTTCCCTAATCAAGGCCAGTTTAACTGGGAAAGCAATACTTGGAATGTTGCTTTATCATACCGCTTTGGAGGTGGAAAATACAGAGCGTTAAAAAGAAAACAACGTGATGATAATACAAAACAAGAAAGCGGAGGTTTTTTATAA
- a CDS encoding 3-oxoacyl-ACP synthase III family protein translates to MYNSKIIGLGKYLPDNVVTNDDLSKMMDTNDAWIQERTGIKERRWIKEGTGDTSAVMGAKAAKIAIERSGLTKDDIDFIVFATLSPDYYFPGCGVQIQDMLGMKTVGALDIRNQCSGFIYAMSVADQFIKTGMYKNVLIIGSEYHSGGLEKSTRGRGVTVIFGDGAGAAVLSRTEDNTKGILSSHLHSEGKYAEELTVLGPSIKHWVPEILEANDPDDTSYYPYMNGTFVFKHAVARFSEVIMEGLVANNLKKEDIDMLIPHQANLRISQFIQKKFGLRDDQVFNNIQKYGNTTAASIIIALTEAWEEEKIKEGDTVVLAAFGSGFTWGSVIIKW, encoded by the coding sequence ATGTATAATTCTAAAATAATAGGTCTTGGTAAGTATCTGCCAGATAATGTGGTAACTAATGATGATTTGTCTAAAATGATGGATACCAATGATGCGTGGATACAAGAAAGAACTGGTATAAAAGAAAGACGTTGGATAAAGGAAGGAACAGGAGATACTTCTGCAGTTATGGGGGCTAAGGCTGCTAAAATAGCTATTGAACGTTCTGGTTTAACTAAAGATGATATAGATTTTATTGTGTTTGCAACCTTAAGTCCAGATTATTATTTCCCAGGATGTGGTGTGCAAATTCAAGATATGTTAGGTATGAAAACTGTGGGAGCCTTAGATATAAGAAATCAGTGCTCTGGTTTTATTTATGCCATGTCTGTTGCAGACCAGTTTATTAAAACAGGAATGTATAAAAACGTTTTGATTATAGGTTCTGAATATCATTCTGGAGGATTAGAGAAATCTACCAGAGGACGCGGTGTAACGGTTATATTTGGCGATGGAGCAGGAGCTGCTGTTTTAAGCAGAACAGAAGATAACACCAAAGGTATTTTATCATCACATTTACATTCTGAAGGAAAATATGCCGAAGAACTTACCGTTTTAGGGCCTAGTATTAAACATTGGGTGCCAGAAATTTTAGAAGCTAATGATCCTGATGATACTTCATATTACCCATACATGAATGGCACTTTTGTATTTAAACATGCTGTGGCGCGTTTTAGTGAAGTTATTATGGAAGGTTTAGTTGCTAATAACCTTAAAAAAGAAGATATTGACATGTTAATTCCGCACCAAGCTAATTTGCGTATTTCTCAATTTATTCAAAAGAAGTTTGGGTTGCGTGATGACCAAGTGTTTAATAATATTCAAAAATATGGAAATACAACGGCAGCTTCTATTATTATAGCTTTAACAGAGGCTTGGGAAGAAGAAAAAATAAAAGAAGGCGATACGGTTGTTTTAGCGGCATTTGGTAGTGGTTTTACCTGGGGAAGTGTTATTATAAAATGGTAA
- the htpG gene encoding molecular chaperone HtpG — MTKGNINVSVENIFPLIKKFLYSDHEIFLRELISNATDATLKLKHLTNIGEAKVEYGNPQIEVKIDKEAKKLHIIDQGLGMTAEEVEKYINEVAFSGAEEFLDKYKDSAKDSGIIGHFGLGFYSAFMVADKVEIITKSYKDEPAAHWTCDGSPEFTLEPADKKERGTEIILHISEDEKEFLEDSRIRELLTKYNKFMPVPIKFGTKEINDPEHEPKTIKDKDGKETKEPHRKITVDDIINNPEPAWTKQPADLKDEDYKNFYRELYPMQFEEPLFNIHLNVDYPFNLTGILYFPKMTNDLNIQKDKIQLYQNQVFVTDNVEGIVPEFLTMLRGVIDSPDIPLNVSRSYLQADGAVKKISSYITRKVADKLKSLFNNNREDFEAKWNDIKVVIEYGMLSEEKFFEKAEAFALYPTVDGKYYTYEELYNKIKANQTDKDDKLVILYAADKDAQHSYIEAAKAKGYEVLLLDSPIVSHLIQKLETTKENISFARVDGDHIDNLIKKDDTTVSKLDEDQKKKLDELLKEVIPSEKFMVQLEAMDSEASPFIITQPEFMRRMKEMQATGGGGMFGMGNMPEMYNLVVNTNHDLISEILNTKTRKKQERLINQSLDLARLSQGLLKGEELTNFIKRSYDMIK, encoded by the coding sequence ATGACAAAAGGAAATATTAATGTTTCGGTAGAGAATATCTTTCCTCTCATTAAAAAATTCTTATATAGCGATCACGAAATCTTTTTACGTGAGTTAATAAGTAATGCTACAGATGCCACTTTAAAACTAAAACACCTTACCAATATTGGAGAAGCTAAAGTTGAATACGGCAATCCACAAATTGAAGTTAAAATTGATAAAGAAGCCAAAAAACTTCATATCATAGATCAAGGTTTAGGTATGACTGCCGAAGAGGTAGAAAAATACATCAATGAAGTTGCTTTCTCTGGAGCCGAAGAGTTTTTAGATAAATACAAAGATTCTGCTAAAGATTCTGGTATTATTGGTCATTTTGGTTTAGGGTTTTACTCAGCTTTTATGGTAGCCGATAAAGTTGAAATCATTACAAAATCTTATAAAGACGAACCTGCTGCACATTGGACTTGTGATGGATCGCCTGAGTTTACCTTAGAACCTGCAGACAAAAAAGAAAGAGGAACCGAAATAATTTTACATATTTCTGAAGATGAAAAAGAATTTCTTGAAGACAGCAGAATACGTGAGTTATTAACCAAATACAATAAGTTCATGCCTGTGCCAATTAAATTTGGCACCAAAGAAATTAACGATCCAGAGCATGAACCAAAAACAATTAAAGATAAAGACGGTAAAGAAACCAAAGAACCGCATAGAAAAATTACGGTTGATGATATCATTAACAATCCTGAACCTGCGTGGACAAAACAACCTGCAGATTTAAAAGATGAAGATTATAAAAACTTCTACAGAGAGCTATACCCTATGCAGTTTGAAGAGCCGTTATTCAACATTCACTTAAACGTTGATTATCCATTCAATTTAACGGGAATTTTATATTTCCCTAAAATGACCAACGATTTAAACATTCAAAAAGATAAAATTCAACTTTACCAAAATCAGGTTTTTGTAACAGATAATGTTGAAGGTATTGTACCAGAATTCTTAACCATGTTACGTGGGGTTATAGATTCTCCAGACATTCCTTTAAACGTATCGCGTTCTTATTTACAGGCCGATGGTGCGGTAAAAAAGATTTCATCTTACATTACCAGAAAAGTAGCCGATAAATTAAAATCGTTATTCAACAATAACCGTGAAGATTTTGAAGCTAAATGGAATGACATTAAAGTAGTTATTGAATACGGAATGCTTTCTGAAGAAAAATTCTTTGAAAAAGCCGAAGCCTTTGCTCTGTATCCAACCGTTGATGGTAAATACTACACTTACGAAGAATTATATAATAAAATTAAAGCTAACCAAACTGATAAAGATGACAAATTAGTAATTCTTTATGCAGCCGATAAAGATGCACAACACAGCTATATTGAAGCTGCTAAAGCTAAAGGTTACGAAGTATTATTATTAGATTCTCCAATTGTTTCACACTTAATTCAAAAGCTAGAAACTACTAAAGAAAACATCTCGTTTGCACGTGTTGATGGTGACCATATTGATAATTTAATTAAGAAAGATGATACCACCGTTTCTAAATTAGATGAAGACCAAAAGAAAAAACTTGATGAATTATTAAAAGAAGTAATTCCTTCTGAAAAATTCATGGTTCAATTAGAAGCCATGGATAGTGAAGCAAGTCCATTCATCATTACCCAACCAGAGTTTATGCGCAGAATGAAAGAAATGCAAGCTACTGGTGGTGGAGGCATGTTTGGCATGGGCAATATGCCAGAAATGTACAATTTAGTAGTTAACACTAACCATGATTTAATAAGCGAAATATTAAACACAAAAACTCGTAAAAAACAAGAACGTTTAATTAACCAAAGTTTAGATTTAGCTCGTTTATCTCAAGGTTTACTTAAAGGTGAAGAACTTACAAACTTTATTAAACGTAGTTATGATATGATAAAGTAA
- a CDS encoding MOSC domain-containing protein, which yields MKILSTNIAEPKTFIWNGKKITTGIYKTPTNTPIYLGKYDVKNDTVIDRKYHGGKFKACYLFSKNHYQYWKNLYPNLNWDWGMFGENITVNGLNEDKIFIGDIYKVGEALVQITQPREPCFKFGYKFGSQDVLKQFINYGYPGTYIQVLEEGFVKINNEFTLIERPQKSITTAQLFQLIYAKEKDKNLIKLIVNNEALPQKKRDKLKTFL from the coding sequence ATGAAAATTCTATCTACAAATATTGCTGAACCAAAAACTTTTATTTGGAACGGCAAAAAAATAACCACTGGTATTTACAAAACACCAACAAATACTCCTATATATTTAGGTAAATATGACGTTAAGAATGATACCGTAATTGATAGAAAATATCATGGAGGTAAGTTTAAAGCCTGTTATTTGTTTTCTAAAAATCATTATCAATATTGGAAAAATTTATATCCTAATTTAAATTGGGATTGGGGTATGTTTGGTGAAAACATAACGGTAAATGGACTAAATGAAGATAAGATTTTTATTGGTGATATTTATAAAGTAGGTGAAGCCTTAGTACAAATAACCCAACCCCGCGAACCTTGTTTTAAGTTTGGTTATAAATTTGGCTCACAAGACGTGTTAAAACAGTTTATTAATTATGGCTACCCTGGCACCTATATTCAAGTTTTAGAAGAAGGTTTTGTTAAAATTAATAATGAATTTACTCTTATTGAACGCCCACAAAAAAGCATTACAACGGCTCAACTATTCCAACTAATATATGCCAAAGAAAAAGACAAAAACCTTATTAAATTAATTGTAAATAATGAAGCCTTACCTCAAAAGAAAAGAGATAAATTAAAAACTTTTCTATAA
- a CDS encoding sterol desaturase family protein, producing MNFTNPLVYGIPCFLGLILVELTYSKTHKKKDLYDWKDLGSSLFMGIGSVVLAPLIKTISAIIIFNYLYELCNPMVNGIRTNILGYESFGYAWYVWIACQFLDDFTYYWFHRQNHMIRFLWAAHIVHHSSDNYNLGTAVRNGWFTILYKPLFYMWLPAIGFPPEMVVVCLGIEALWQFQLHSVYIPKMGFIEKILNTHTMHQVHHAKNIEYMDKNHGGFLNIFDKIFGTWKELDENIDIEFGVTKPPNSYNPLIILTHEYKDIWNDMKKSPNLYHKFMYAFGPPGWSHDGSTLTIKQMRKEMAKNKETSYV from the coding sequence ATGAATTTCACCAATCCGTTAGTTTACGGTATACCCTGTTTTTTAGGACTTATACTAGTTGAACTTACATACAGCAAAACACATAAAAAAAAAGACCTCTATGATTGGAAAGACCTAGGTTCTAGCCTGTTTATGGGTATAGGCTCGGTGGTTTTAGCGCCACTTATAAAAACTATTTCTGCTATAATTATTTTTAATTATTTGTATGAATTATGCAACCCAATGGTTAATGGTATTAGAACAAATATTCTAGGTTATGAATCTTTTGGTTATGCATGGTATGTTTGGATAGCTTGCCAGTTTTTAGATGATTTTACCTATTATTGGTTTCACCGCCAAAATCATATGATTAGATTTTTATGGGCTGCTCATATAGTGCACCACTCATCAGATAATTATAACTTAGGAACCGCAGTACGTAACGGTTGGTTTACCATTTTATATAAACCATTATTTTATATGTGGTTGCCTGCTATAGGCTTTCCGCCAGAAATGGTTGTTGTTTGCTTAGGTATTGAAGCGCTTTGGCAATTTCAGCTTCACTCTGTGTATATTCCCAAAATGGGTTTTATTGAAAAAATATTGAATACCCATACCATGCACCAAGTACATCATGCTAAAAACATAGAATATATGGATAAAAATCACGGTGGATTTTTAAACATTTTTGATAAAATATTTGGAACATGGAAAGAACTAGATGAAAATATTGATATAGAATTTGGCGTTACTAAACCACCAAATTCTTATAACCCGCTAATAATTTTAACACACGAGTACAAAGATATTTGGAATGACATGAAAAAGAGTCCAAATCTTTATCATAAATTCATGTATGCTTTTGGTCCCCCTGGTTGGAGTCATGACGGTAGTACTTTAACTATTAAACAAATGCGTAAAGAAATGGCTAAAAACAAAGAAACATCTTATGTTTAA
- a CDS encoding M15 family metallopeptidase produces MKSFIKLIIFLGFLNTFGQLPKGFVYVNEIIPDLEVELRYYTDNNFVGTRIDGYNANKLILTEETALALKLVHEDLQNKNLCLKVYDGYRPQTAVNYFIKWAKKLDDTINKSTFYPNVKKIDLFKEGYIAARSGHSKGSTVDLTIIDANTGDPIDMGSVYDFFGKQSWVNYAAITDEQKANRQLLQRVMKKYGFKNYFKEWWHFTLKNEPFPNTYFDFPIE; encoded by the coding sequence ATGAAATCATTTATTAAACTGATTATATTTTTAGGTTTTTTAAACACTTTTGGTCAATTACCTAAAGGGTTTGTATATGTTAATGAAATAATACCAGATTTAGAAGTAGAATTACGTTATTATACCGATAATAATTTTGTAGGAACCCGTATTGATGGTTACAACGCAAATAAATTAATTTTAACAGAAGAAACAGCTTTAGCTCTAAAATTGGTGCATGAAGATTTGCAGAACAAAAACTTGTGCTTAAAAGTATATGATGGGTATAGGCCACAAACTGCAGTTAATTATTTTATTAAATGGGCTAAAAAGTTAGATGATACTATTAATAAGTCTACATTTTATCCAAATGTTAAAAAAATAGATTTATTTAAAGAAGGATACATTGCCGCAAGATCTGGACATAGCAAAGGAAGCACTGTAGATTTAACCATTATAGATGCTAATACAGGAGATCCAATTGATATGGGTAGTGTTTATGACTTTTTTGGTAAACAGTCTTGGGTAAATTATGCAGCAATTACAGATGAGCAAAAAGCCAATAGGCAGCTTTTGCAACGTGTTATGAAAAAATATGGTTTTAAGAATTACTTTAAAGAGTGGTGGCATTTTACGCTAAAAAATGAACCATTTCCTAATACTTATTTTGATTTTCCTATAGAATAA